Proteins from a single region of Streptomyces sp. Tu 3180:
- a CDS encoding GNAT family N-acetyltransferase, with product MNIRRVPYDHPDAVKLDAEVQAEYHVRYGDGGDATPMDPADFTPPNGIYLIAYDENDVPVASGGWRAQDANGEGNRDGDAELKRMYVIEQMRGRGLARRVLAALEEDARAAGRVRMVLETGTKQPEAIALYVSSGYEPCEKFGYYRFHEESRCYAKAL from the coding sequence ATGAACATCCGCCGGGTCCCCTACGACCACCCCGACGCCGTCAAGCTGGACGCCGAAGTCCAGGCCGAATACCACGTCCGCTACGGCGACGGTGGTGACGCCACCCCCATGGATCCGGCGGACTTCACGCCCCCGAACGGCATCTACCTGATCGCCTACGACGAGAACGACGTCCCCGTGGCCTCCGGCGGCTGGCGCGCCCAGGACGCCAACGGCGAGGGCAACCGCGACGGCGACGCCGAACTGAAGCGCATGTACGTGATCGAGCAGATGCGCGGCCGCGGCCTGGCCCGCCGCGTCCTGGCCGCCCTGGAGGAGGACGCCCGCGCCGCCGGCCGCGTCCGCATGGTCCTGGAGACCGGCACGAAGCAGCCCGAGGCCATCGCCCTCTACGTCTCCAGCGGTTACGAGCCGTGCGAGAAGTTCGGCTACTACCGCTTCCACGAGGAGAGCCGCTGCTACGCCAAGGCGCTGTAG
- a CDS encoding exodeoxyribonuclease III yields the protein MLTVTSVNVNGLRAAAKKGFVEWLARTSADVLCLQEVRAEPQQLSEQVRAPEGWHVVHAPAAAKGRAGVSLYTRREPDRVRVGFGSAEFDDSGRYVEADLPGVTVASLYLPSGEVGTERQDEKTRFMGEFLAHLKGLRERADAEGREVVVCGDWNIAHEKADLKNWRGNTKSSGFLPEEREWLSRVLDPADGGYVDVVRKLHPDVDGPYSWWSYRGRAFDNDTGWRIDYQMATPGLADRAVKAYVERAATHAERWSDHAPVTVVFA from the coding sequence GTGCTCACTGTGACCTCCGTCAATGTCAATGGACTGCGCGCCGCCGCGAAGAAGGGCTTCGTGGAGTGGCTGGCGCGGACCTCCGCCGATGTGCTGTGTCTGCAGGAGGTGCGGGCGGAGCCGCAGCAGCTGTCCGAACAGGTCCGGGCGCCCGAGGGGTGGCACGTGGTCCACGCGCCCGCCGCCGCGAAGGGGCGCGCGGGGGTGTCGCTGTACACCCGGCGTGAACCCGACCGCGTCCGGGTGGGCTTCGGCTCGGCCGAGTTCGACGACAGCGGGCGGTACGTGGAGGCGGACCTGCCCGGCGTCACCGTCGCGTCCCTGTACCTGCCCTCCGGCGAGGTCGGCACGGAGCGGCAGGACGAGAAGACGCGCTTCATGGGCGAGTTCCTGGCCCACCTCAAGGGGCTGCGCGAGCGGGCCGACGCGGAGGGGCGGGAGGTCGTCGTCTGCGGCGACTGGAACATCGCGCACGAGAAGGCCGACCTGAAGAACTGGCGCGGCAACACCAAGAGTTCGGGCTTCCTGCCGGAGGAGCGGGAGTGGCTGTCGCGCGTCCTCGACCCGGCCGACGGCGGGTACGTCGACGTGGTGCGGAAGCTGCACCCGGACGTGGACGGGCCGTACTCGTGGTGGTCGTACCGGGGACGGGCCTTCGACAACGACACCGGCTGGCGCATCGACTACCAGATGGCGACCCCGGGGCTCGCGGACCGCGCGGTCAAGGCGTACGTGGAGCGGGCGGCCACGCACGCCGAGCGCTGGTCGGACCACGCGCCGGTGACGGTGGTCTTCGCGTAG
- a CDS encoding glycoside hydrolase family 16 protein: MAAHRARRWSLGGFVLLVSTAVAAAFTFLTTGPSADRADAATTALTWSDEFNGPAGSAPDPGKWTLETGGSGNGNHELQHYRNSRDNAALDGNGNLVITARKNTDTGLQCWYGTCQYTSARLNTAKTFTQAYGHFEARIKVPRGQGMWPAFWMLGNDLGSVGWPNSGEIDIMENVGYEPGVVHGTLHGPGYSGGGGIGAAYTLPGGASFADDFHVFAVDWSPEKITWSVDGRTYQTRTPADLGGKKWVYDHPFFLILNLAVGGDWPGSPDANTQFPQTMTVDYVRVSASGGSTGDGGAAKTGAIKGIGGMCVDVAGASAADGTPIQLHDCTGVDAQNWTLGGDGTVRALGKCLDVRGGSTADGAAVQLYTCNGTKAQQWTYTSARDLTNVGADKCLDAKGNSSADGTPLQTWTCTGAANQKWTVG, from the coding sequence ATGGCCGCTCACCGCGCACGCCGGTGGTCGCTCGGCGGGTTCGTCCTGCTGGTCTCCACCGCGGTCGCCGCCGCCTTCACCTTCCTCACCACGGGACCGTCCGCCGACCGGGCCGACGCCGCCACCACCGCCCTGACCTGGTCCGACGAGTTCAATGGCCCGGCCGGCAGCGCCCCGGACCCCGGCAAGTGGACGCTGGAGACCGGCGGCAGCGGCAACGGCAACCACGAGCTGCAGCACTACCGCAACAGCAGGGACAACGCCGCCCTCGACGGCAACGGCAATCTCGTCATCACCGCCCGCAAGAACACCGACACCGGGCTCCAGTGCTGGTACGGCACCTGCCAGTACACCTCCGCCCGTCTCAACACCGCCAAGACCTTCACCCAGGCCTACGGCCACTTCGAGGCCCGCATCAAGGTGCCCCGCGGTCAGGGCATGTGGCCCGCGTTCTGGATGCTCGGCAACGACCTGGGCAGCGTCGGCTGGCCCAACAGCGGCGAGATCGACATCATGGAGAACGTCGGCTACGAGCCCGGCGTCGTCCACGGCACCCTCCACGGCCCCGGCTACTCCGGCGGCGGCGGCATCGGCGCCGCGTACACGCTTCCGGGCGGCGCGTCCTTCGCCGACGACTTCCACGTCTTCGCGGTCGACTGGAGCCCCGAGAAGATCACCTGGTCCGTCGACGGACGGACCTACCAGACCCGCACCCCGGCCGACCTGGGCGGCAAGAAGTGGGTCTACGACCACCCGTTCTTCCTGATCCTCAACCTCGCCGTCGGCGGCGACTGGCCCGGCAGCCCGGACGCGAACACGCAGTTCCCGCAGACGATGACCGTGGACTACGTCCGCGTCTCGGCCTCCGGCGGCTCCACCGGCGACGGGGGTGCCGCGAAGACCGGCGCCATCAAGGGCATCGGCGGCATGTGCGTCGACGTCGCCGGAGCCTCGGCCGCGGACGGGACCCCGATCCAGCTCCACGACTGCACCGGCGTCGACGCGCAGAACTGGACCCTGGGCGGCGACGGCACCGTACGCGCCCTCGGCAAGTGCCTGGACGTGCGCGGCGGCTCCACCGCGGACGGGGCGGCCGTGCAGCTCTACACCTGCAACGGCACCAAGGCCCAGCAGTGGACCTACACCTCCGCCCGCGACCTGACCAACGTCGGTGCGGACAAGTGCCTGGACGCCAAGGGCAACTCCTCGGCCGACGGCACACCCCTGCAGACCTGGACGTGCACCGGCGCCGCCAACCAGAAGTGGACGGTCGGCTGA
- the glpR gene encoding gephyrin-like molybdotransferase receptor GlpR: MSSSGLIYAVIVGAWAAYLVPMWLRRQDELNEARPTERFSTAIRLLSGRAGMERRYAKDLRARSADEGEQSVHDPDAVTDSVDVRAFAVSQTRPQTQVPAPSPPGERPEPIPGQQAGRPPHEHADQADGPDRADGADQGGSEPGAARVRVPAARRGSVPRQAQRAQSAQEARAAQAAAARARRSKVLARRRRTTTLLFLAFTLGAIVAAVGGLAFLWAPGVPAVLLSAYIAYLRSQERRRFAYQMDRRQAEIAAQRLRERQPRRRPAVEDTDSDEPEGPEAGVAPDPDLGLSALAADRRALVEQTDHAEWVDQQRERQRRPGQGGDSWDPVPVPLPTYVTAPVAPRATSDVDLGAPDTWSSARSSAVPPEEAPAPAEEADPDPAEAGERTDEDGRTGAPPPARTRSRGGSSAAASARRSRERGRTPLFDQYEDGDRPRAANE; encoded by the coding sequence GGTGCCGATGTGGCTCCGTAGGCAGGACGAGCTGAACGAGGCCCGTCCAACGGAACGCTTCAGCACCGCCATCCGATTGCTGTCCGGACGGGCGGGCATGGAGCGCCGGTACGCCAAGGACCTGCGGGCGCGCTCCGCCGACGAGGGGGAGCAGAGCGTCCACGACCCGGACGCGGTCACCGACTCGGTGGACGTCCGGGCCTTCGCCGTGTCCCAGACCCGTCCGCAGACGCAGGTGCCCGCCCCGTCGCCGCCCGGGGAGCGGCCGGAGCCGATCCCCGGGCAGCAGGCCGGCCGGCCGCCGCATGAACACGCGGATCAGGCGGACGGGCCGGACCGGGCGGACGGGGCGGACCAGGGCGGTTCCGAGCCCGGCGCGGCGCGCGTGCGCGTCCCGGCCGCCCGGCGCGGATCCGTGCCCCGGCAGGCCCAGCGCGCCCAGAGCGCACAGGAGGCCCGCGCGGCGCAGGCCGCCGCGGCACGCGCCCGGCGCTCGAAGGTGCTCGCCCGCCGCCGGCGCACCACCACGCTTCTCTTCCTCGCCTTCACGCTCGGCGCGATCGTCGCGGCGGTCGGCGGACTCGCCTTCCTGTGGGCACCCGGCGTGCCCGCGGTGCTGCTCAGCGCGTACATCGCGTACCTGCGCTCCCAGGAGCGCCGCCGCTTCGCGTACCAGATGGACCGCCGACAGGCCGAGATCGCCGCCCAGCGCCTGCGGGAGCGCCAGCCGCGCCGCCGCCCGGCCGTCGAGGACACCGACTCCGACGAACCGGAGGGACCGGAAGCCGGGGTCGCCCCCGACCCCGACCTCGGCCTGTCCGCGCTCGCCGCGGACCGGCGCGCGCTCGTCGAGCAGACCGACCACGCGGAGTGGGTGGACCAGCAGCGCGAGCGGCAGCGGCGGCCCGGCCAGGGCGGCGACAGCTGGGACCCGGTCCCGGTGCCGCTGCCCACGTACGTGACCGCCCCGGTCGCGCCGCGCGCCACCAGCGACGTGGACCTCGGCGCACCGGACACCTGGAGCTCGGCCCGCTCGAGCGCCGTCCCGCCGGAGGAGGCGCCGGCCCCCGCGGAGGAGGCGGACCCGGACCCGGCCGAGGCCGGGGAGCGGACGGACGAGGACGGGCGCACCGGCGCCCCTCCCCCCGCGCGGACGCGCTCGCGCGGAGGGAGCTCCGCGGCGGCGTCGGCCCGGCGGTCCCGGGAGCGCGGCCGCACCCCGCTGTTCGACCAGTACGAGGACGGGGACCGCCCCCGGGCCGCCAACGAGTAG